The following are encoded in a window of Alphaproteobacteria bacterium genomic DNA:
- a CDS encoding tripartite tricarboxylate transporter substrate binding protein has protein sequence MTDFSLDRRAFLAGTTALLAAPGLVRAQAAAWPTKPVRIVVTFPPGGTSDIVARLLGQYMSEKIGQQVIVDNRPGAGGTLGADIVKKEAPDGHTLLLSNNAPFTIAPTQFKTIPYEPMKDFTHIGFAGSSSPGLFVQPSLGVKSVKEFIAYAKAKPGEIKYGSSGVGSIHHIAGESLKKQADINIAHIPYRGSAPAIQDFKAGVLSSFFDFVPQNAPMLAAKEALCIGIAADARIAQTPDVPTFKEQGVDIVLEGWMGISGPAAMPPATVAAIYGAIQDALALAPVQERLYSWGVERRAMNPAEFTKYIADSIDTWRPLIIAAGAQEK, from the coding sequence ATGACCGATTTTTCGCTCGATCGTCGCGCCTTCCTCGCCGGCACCACCGCCCTGCTCGCCGCCCCGGGCCTCGTCCGCGCGCAAGCCGCCGCCTGGCCGACTAAGCCGGTGCGCATCGTCGTGACCTTCCCGCCGGGCGGCACCAGCGACATTGTCGCGCGTCTGCTGGGGCAATATATGTCGGAGAAGATCGGCCAGCAGGTGATCGTCGATAACCGCCCGGGTGCGGGCGGCACGCTGGGCGCGGACATCGTGAAGAAGGAAGCGCCGGACGGGCACACGTTGCTGCTGTCGAACAACGCGCCGTTCACGATCGCGCCCACGCAGTTCAAGACGATCCCCTACGAGCCGATGAAGGATTTCACCCATATCGGGTTCGCGGGTTCGTCGTCGCCGGGGCTGTTCGTGCAGCCCTCGCTGGGCGTCAAGTCGGTCAAGGAGTTCATCGCCTACGCGAAGGCGAAGCCCGGCGAAATCAAATACGGCTCGTCCGGCGTGGGTTCGATCCACCATATCGCGGGGGAATCGCTCAAGAAGCAGGCCGATATCAACATCGCCCATATTCCCTATCGCGGCAGCGCGCCGGCGATCCAGGATTTCAAGGCCGGCGTGTTGTCGAGCTTCTTCGACTTCGTGCCCCAGAACGCGCCGATGCTCGCGGCGAAGGAAGCGTTGTGCATCGGTATCGCCGCCGACGCACGCATCGCCCAAACGCCCGACGTGCCGACCTTCAAGGAACAGGGCGTCGACATCGTGCTGGAAGGGTGGATGGGTATCTCCGGCCCCGCCGCCATGCCGCCCGCGACGGTCGCGGCGATCTACGGTGCCATCCAGGATGCGCTCGCTTTGGCGCCGGTGCAGGAACGCCTCTATTCCTGGGGCGTGGAACGGCGCGCGATGAATCCGGCCGAGTTCACGAAG
- a CDS encoding SDR family oxidoreductase: protein MAAIYPDLADKVVLVTGGAAGIGEFIVRAFAAQKAVVAFVDIQKERGEKLAAELTAQSQRAHFAPVDVTDTAALQKAIGDFAAKLGPIGVLINNAAHDERHATDTVTSEYWDDRIAVNLKHQFFAAQAVLPGMKAAGGGAIVNFGSTSWMIGQGGMAVYTAAKSAVLGLTRSLARDYGQFNIRVNTVAPGWIMTERQIEKWLTPEGEAELMKRQCLKRRLQPAELAKFTVFLASDEASACTNQSYIVDGGWV from the coding sequence ATGGCCGCCATTTACCCCGATCTCGCCGACAAGGTCGTTCTCGTGACCGGCGGTGCCGCCGGAATCGGCGAGTTCATCGTGCGCGCCTTCGCCGCACAGAAGGCCGTCGTCGCCTTCGTCGATATCCAAAAGGAGCGCGGCGAGAAGCTCGCCGCCGAACTGACCGCGCAAAGCCAGCGCGCGCATTTCGCGCCGGTCGACGTGACCGACACGGCCGCGTTGCAGAAGGCGATCGGCGACTTCGCCGCGAAGCTCGGCCCCATTGGCGTATTGATCAACAACGCCGCGCATGACGAACGTCATGCGACCGATACGGTCACGTCCGAATATTGGGACGACCGCATCGCCGTGAACTTGAAGCATCAGTTCTTCGCCGCGCAAGCCGTGTTGCCGGGCATGAAGGCGGCGGGCGGTGGTGCCATCGTCAATTTCGGCTCGACGTCGTGGATGATCGGCCAGGGCGGCATGGCCGTTTACACGGCCGCGAAATCCGCCGTGCTGGGTCTGACGCGCTCGCTGGCGCGCGACTACGGCCAATTCAACATTCGCGTGAACACGGTGGCGCCGGGTTGGATCATGACCGAGCGTCAGATCGAGAAATGGCTCACCCCCGAAGGCGAGGCGGAATTGATGAAGCGCCAATGCCTGAAGCGCCGCCTGCAACCGGCGGAGCTCGCCAAGTTCACGGTCTTCCTGGCATCGGACGAAGCGTCGGCCTGCACCAACCAGAGCTATATCGTCGACGGCGGCTGGGTCTAA
- a CDS encoding extracellular solute-binding protein, which produces MNAIKHSLFATAAILAVSAGPSLAQTTVKWMHLEVNPAQIKIWEEVAREFEAKNPGTKVEMQFLENESYKAKLPTLLQSNDRPHIIYSWAGGVLKAQVEAGVLQDITDQTKDTAATISAGAMAAFTRDGRVYGLPFAQSQVGILYNKELMAKAKVDGSAIKTWDDWLAAIKALKAAGVTPLTVGGADKWPLHFYWTHLAVRLGGKAGFEAALKGQNGGFEGEVFQKSGELMKQLVDLQPFQNGFLGFKNPQSTGFFGDGKAAMSLVISTVYHQQKALAADKVGITDDKIGWVNFPAVPGGKGEPTDTLGGINGWLVTKGAPKEAVEFVKHFVSKDVQMRLAGAGFLIPVVKGADEAISNAFMRNIAQNLARSNYHQNFYDQDLGPSVGRVVNDATAELAGGSMTPRQVAKAVQDAFKQGN; this is translated from the coding sequence ATGAACGCCATCAAGCATTCGCTGTTCGCCACTGCCGCCATACTCGCCGTTTCGGCGGGGCCGTCGCTGGCGCAAACCACCGTCAAATGGATGCATCTCGAGGTCAATCCGGCCCAGATCAAGATCTGGGAGGAAGTGGCCCGCGAGTTCGAGGCCAAAAATCCCGGCACCAAAGTCGAGATGCAGTTCCTCGAGAACGAATCCTACAAGGCCAAGCTGCCCACGCTGCTGCAATCCAACGACCGGCCGCACATCATCTATTCCTGGGCCGGCGGCGTGTTGAAGGCGCAGGTCGAAGCGGGCGTGCTGCAGGACATCACCGACCAGACCAAGGACACGGCGGCGACGATCTCGGCCGGTGCGATGGCCGCGTTCACGCGCGACGGCCGCGTCTACGGCTTGCCCTTCGCGCAGTCGCAGGTCGGCATCCTTTACAACAAGGAATTGATGGCCAAGGCCAAGGTCGACGGCAGTGCCATCAAGACCTGGGACGATTGGCTGGCCGCGATCAAGGCGCTGAAGGCCGCCGGCGTCACACCGCTGACCGTTGGCGGCGCCGACAAATGGCCGCTGCATTTCTATTGGACGCATCTGGCCGTGCGCCTTGGCGGCAAGGCCGGGTTCGAGGCGGCGTTGAAGGGCCAGAACGGCGGCTTCGAGGGCGAAGTCTTCCAGAAATCCGGCGAGTTGATGAAGCAGCTCGTCGATCTGCAGCCGTTCCAGAACGGCTTCCTCGGCTTCAAGAACCCGCAATCGACCGGCTTCTTCGGCGACGGCAAGGCCGCGATGTCGCTGGTGATCAGCACCGTCTACCACCAGCAGAAGGCGCTGGCGGCCGACAAGGTGGGCATCACCGACGACAAGATCGGTTGGGTCAACTTCCCGGCCGTGCCGGGCGGCAAAGGCGAGCCGACCGACACGCTGGGCGGCATCAATGGCTGGCTCGTGACCAAGGGTGCGCCGAAGGAAGCGGTCGAGTTCGTGAAGCACTTCGTCTCGAAGGACGTGCAAATGCGCTTGGCCGGGGCCGGTTTCCTCATTCCGGTCGTGAAGGGTGCCGACGAAGCGATCAGCAACGCCTTCATGCGCAACATCGCGCAGAACCTCGCGCGGTCGAACTACCACCAGAACTTCTACGACCAGGATCTCGGCCCCTCGGTCGGGCGCGTGGTCAATGACGCGACGGCCGAACTCGCCGGCGGCAGCATGACGCCGCGCCAAGTGGCGAAGGCCGTGCAGGACGCGTTCAAGCAGGGTAACTAA
- a CDS encoding sugar ABC transporter permease, which translates to MSTTALGRAAASGKLTAVVLFLPPALLLFTLFVILPVGEAAWYSGFNWNGFGRPTNWIGFTNYEYVFEARAFGLALRNNFLIIVISLGIQLPLALTLAILLAEKFRGAVALRMLFFLPYVLAEVATGLIFSFVYDGDYGLLAGVWRFFGAEPPHLLASTQTSMLAILIVVVWKYFGFHMMLFIAALQGQDQHLVEAARIDGASRWQVLRHITIPLLYPTIRLSVFFAVVGSLQLFDLVMPLTRGGPADSSQTMVSFLYSHGVTRMRIGYGSAIGVILFVICVTFAVTYKRWFMRDD; encoded by the coding sequence ATGTCCACGACAGCACTCGGCCGGGCGGCGGCAAGCGGAAAACTGACCGCCGTCGTTCTATTCCTACCCCCGGCGTTGCTGCTGTTCACGTTGTTCGTGATCCTGCCGGTGGGCGAAGCGGCTTGGTATAGCGGCTTCAACTGGAACGGCTTCGGCCGGCCGACCAATTGGATCGGCTTCACCAATTACGAATACGTGTTCGAAGCGCGCGCCTTCGGCTTGGCGTTGCGCAACAATTTTCTGATCATCGTGATTTCGCTGGGCATCCAGTTGCCGCTGGCGTTGACCTTGGCGATCCTGCTGGCCGAAAAATTCCGCGGTGCCGTGGCGCTGCGCATGTTGTTCTTCCTCCCTTATGTGCTGGCCGAAGTTGCGACGGGGCTGATTTTCAGCTTCGTCTATGACGGCGATTACGGCTTGCTCGCGGGCGTTTGGCGCTTCTTCGGCGCCGAGCCGCCGCATCTGCTGGCGAGCACGCAAACCTCGATGCTCGCCATCCTGATCGTCGTGGTGTGGAAGTATTTCGGCTTCCACATGATGCTGTTCATCGCGGCGTTGCAGGGCCAGGACCAGCATCTGGTCGAGGCTGCGCGCATCGACGGCGCGTCGCGCTGGCAGGTGCTGCGCCACATCACCATCCCACTGCTCTATCCGACGATCCGTCTGTCGGTGTTCTTCGCGGTCGTCGGCTCGTTGCAATTGTTCGATCTGGTGATGCCGCTCACGCGCGGCGGGCCCGCCGATTCCTCACAGACGATGGTGAGCTTCCTCTATTCCCACGGCGTCACGCGCATGCGGATCGGTTACGGCAGCGCCATCGGCGTGATCCTGTTCGTGATCTGCGTGACCTTCGCGGTCACCTATAAACGCTGGTTCATGCGCGATGACTGA